A stretch of Primulina tabacum isolate GXHZ01 chromosome 13, ASM2559414v2, whole genome shotgun sequence DNA encodes these proteins:
- the LOC142522503 gene encoding small ubiquitin-related modifier 1-like: protein MSTPRQEEDKNPSDSSVHMNLKVKDQDGNEIYFRIKRNTQLKKLMNAYCEKKLEDPNSFVFLFDGRQIRGEQTPDELEMEDGDEIDFMQRQMGGARA from the exons ATGTCGACTCCCCGTCAAGAAGAAGACAAAAATCCCAGCGATTCATCGGTTCATATGAATCTCAAAGTCAAGGACCAG GATGGAAATGAAATCTATTTCAGGATTAAGAGAAACACTCAACTCAAGAAACTCATGAACGCTTATTGTGAGAAAAAATTAGAGGATCCAAACTCTTTTGTATTTCTATTTGATGGTCGTCAAATCCGTGGAGAACAGACCCCTGATGAG ttggAAATGGAAGACGGTGATGAGATAGATTTTATGCAGCGCCAGATGGGAGGCGCTCGTGCATAA
- the LOC142522504 gene encoding small ubiquitin-related modifier 1-like, which translates to MSTPGQEEDKNPGYSSVHIYLKVKDQDGNEIVSRIKRNTQLKKVTNHYCEKQSVDLNSITFLFEGRRIRGKQTPDELEMEDGDEIDFMQRQMGGARA; encoded by the exons ATGTCGACTCCCGGCCAAGAAGAAGACAAAAATCCCGGCTATTCATCGGTTCATATCTATCTCAAAGTCAAGGACCAG GATGGAAATGAAATCGTTTCCAGGATTAAGAGAAACACTCAACTCAAGAAAGTCACGAACCATTATTGTGAGAAACAATCAGTGGATCTAAACTCTATTACATTTCTATTTGAAGGTCGTCGAATCCGTGGAAAACAGACCCCTGATGAG ttggAAATGGAAGACGGTGATGAGATAGATTTTATGCAGCGCCAGATGGGAGGCGCTCGTGCATAA
- the LOC142522502 gene encoding glucan endo-1,3-beta-glucosidase 12-like: MESSNYFSNSLFSLFFVLPFLRYALCDSGTVGINYGRIADNLPSPPQVVQLLRGQGITKVKLYDTDSTVLSALSGSGISVIVALPNEQLASAAAGQSFTDSWVQSNILAYHPNTQIEAIAVGNEVFVDPQNTTVFLVPAMKNVYASLAKYGVASSIKVSSPIALSALQTSYPSSSGSFKSDLVEPVIKPMLNFLKQTGSYLMVNAYPFFAYTANTDTISLDYALFRNNPGVVDQKNGLVYKSLFDAQLDAVYAAMSAIGSNDIKMVVSETGWPSKGDENEIGASEQNAAAYNGNLVRRVLSGGGTPLRPNEPIDVYLFALFNENQKNGPTSERNYGLFYPNEQKVYDIPLTTAEGLSMNNESKSQVVAKPPSSGGDTGDFSTSTIGQTWCVANEQAGEKKLQAALDYACGEGGADCRPIQPGAACYNPKNLVAHASYAFNSFYQRNGRGSWTCDFAGAAYVVTQSPKFGSCKFPSAG, translated from the exons ATGGAATCCTCAAATTACTTCTCCAATTCTCTCTTTTCATTGTTTTTCGTACTCCCTTTTCTCCGATATGCCCTCTGCGACTCCGGTACCGTAGGGATCAACTACGGCCGCATCGCCGACAACCTCCCGTCGCCGCCCCAAGTGGTGCAACTTCTCCGAGGACAAGGCATCACCAAAGTTAAACTCTATGACACAGATTCCACCGTCCTCTCCGCGCTCTCGGGTTCCGGCATCTCGGTGATTGTCGCGCTTCCCAACGAGCAGCTCGCCTCCGCTGCAGCCGGTCAATCTTTTACCGACTCGTGGGTCCAATCAAATATCCTCGCCTACCATCCTAATACTCAAATCGAGGCCATTGCTGTTGGCAATGAAGTTTTCGTGGATCCACAAAATACGACCGTTTTCCTCGTGCCAGCCATGAAAAACGTGTATGCTTCACTCGCTAAATATGGTGTGGCTTCGTCAATCAAAGTTTCTTCCCCAATCGCCCTCAGTGCGCTCCAGACGTCCTACCCTTCATCATCTGGTTCTTTCAAATCAGACCTCGTCGAGCCGGTCATCAAACCCATGTTGAATTTCCTTAAACAAACGGGTTCCTATCTAATGGTGAACGCCTACCCGTTTTTCGCGTACACGGCGAATACAGACACCATCTCTTTAGATTACGCCTTGTTCCGCAACAACCCCGGCGTTGTAGACCAGAAGAATGGGCTCGTTTACAAAAGCTTGTTCGATGCCCAGCTCGACGCCGTTTACGCGGCTATGAGTGCTATAGGATCCAACGACATCAAAATGGTGGTTTCTGAAACAGGGTGGCCATCGAAAGGCGACGAAAATGAAATCGGTGCAAGTGAACAAAACGCAGCTGCTTACAATGGGAACCTGGTGCGCAGAGTGCTCAGTGGCGGTGGTACCCCCCTTCGGCCCAACGAGCCAATCGACGTCTACTTATTCGCCCTCTTCAACGAAAACCAGAAGAACGGGCCCACCTCCGAAAGAAACTACGGGCTCTTTTACCCAAACGAGCAAAAAGTGTACGATATCCCTCTCACGACGGCCGAGGGCCTCAGCATGAACAACGAAAGTAAAAGCCAGGTGGTGGCGAAGCCTCCGAGCAGCGGTGGGGACACAGGGGACTTCTCCACCAGTACAATCGGTCAGACGTGGTGCGTGGCTAACGAACAGGCGGGGGAGAAGAAATTGCAGGCGGCGTTGGATTATGCTTGTGGTGAAGGAGGCGCAGATTGCCGGCCGATTCAGCCAGGCGCAGCGTGTTACAACCCGAAGAACCTTGTGGCACACGCCTCGTATGCATTCAACAGCTTCTACCAGAGAAATGGTCGGGGCAGTTGGACCTGCGATTTCGCCGGCGCCGCCTACGTTGTTACTCAGTCTCCAA AATTTGGTAGCTGCAAGTTCCCTAGTGCTGGGTGA